One Cellulomonas sp. NS3 genomic region harbors:
- a CDS encoding beta strand repeat-containing protein: MFVRLRAALTGTSTSPQRRLVRRSRVAVVVMSLVLAPLTVLGGASPAQAAPIRDFTPVFSANTNGEILVAANTLMTCSTTSGATGAASCAAARAATSGSYSNNDYAMQYVDVDANAATFNSSSATLTLPAGGGVLFAALVWGGRTRGTSAVGNNPSLRGQALLTVPGGTVRTVTARAADVAVAPTDQWGTAYQSWLDVTDVVAAAGSGSYTLANVQSAAGVDNNYAGWSLVVAVADPSAPARNLTVFTGLASVASGDPLPTFTVSGFLTPPSGPVRTTVGAVSYEGDMGLTGDTFTLNGTPITNPLNPATNVFNSTVSDRGAQVGTRTPAYANQLGFDADLFSANGVLPNSATSARISLTTSQEQYFPGVVTFSTELYDPKLLGTKTVVDDNGGQVLRDDTLTYTVPVENIGLDTASVSRFFDAIPTGTSYVPGSITVDGRPLTDATGDDLAEYVPAGALGQGHVLAYLGAGATPAQGGAIPMSTGTAQHLVTFRVRVGADATNGQRLVNAAALSYRGHTTEASSSSATNAVLSPVVTTPVAGNAPPTASSHIVTLTPAPGARTLGVDVLAGDTDPDGDALGVVGVTDASGGELTVASDGTVTYAPRDDFAGRDVFTYTIQDTAGNRATAVVQVEVVNTAPDAVDDAATVPASTTTAVAVLGNDTDANGDTLAVRSVSPTSTRGGTVALVGGEVRYTPAAGFRGLDSFTYVVEDPRGGSDTATVNLTVTNNAPVANPDTYTVAAGSSAALALTTNDTDADRDALTVALVTAPSHGTVTLNVGGTGTYTPVAGYTGPDSFQYRVTDSQGATSAPTTVHVTVNGAPVAVDDTASTTTGAAVDVEVLDDDTDPNADALAVTAVTQPAHGAAVVLPGGHVRYTPATGFAGTDTFTYTVSDGTLTDTATVTVTVANANPVTSPDATGTATGTPATGVVVLGNDTDPNIPGTAQTLRVTGATADNGATVVVNADSTLTVTPAARFAGAITVTYTVSDGAGGTATGTLTVTVDNATPTAAPDGPVSTPTGTSVLVDVLGNDTDPNGDALTLVPGSLGTPVDAGGTTRGTVRVEDGQVRYTPPAGFSGTVTFDYTATDPGGKTSTSTVTVTVDNAAPVAVDDAAPVVAGGVLELDVLANDTDANGTALTVTAVTQPAHGTVVVLTDGRVRYTPAPGFAGTDTFTYTAGDGALADTATVTVTVTNAAPVADDETATTPTGTPVTVDVLTGDTDPDLPGTTQTLRVTGATADNGATAVVNPDGTVTVTPAPGFAGTVTAVYTVSDGAGGTDTGTVTVTVDNAAPVADDDTATTRAGTPVTVDVLTGDTDPNIPGTTQTLRVTGATADNGATAVVNPDGTLTVTPARGFAGTVTVSYTVSDGAGGTDTGTLTVAVDNAAPVAADDSTATPYGTAVEVRPVANDTDPDGDTLVLVPGSVTAPVDAGGTTRGSVTVVGDVVTYAPPAGFSGPVTFTYEVTDGTVRRSATVTVTVSAAAPTANPDTATVRGDEPLRLDVLGNDTDPDGGTLTLVAVTQPTHGTVTIVGDEVVYIPEPGYAGTVSFTYTLSDGQGGTSTGTITLDVAGTVPSAPAPVAPVAPVPTAPAPVTTPGGTASGALPTTGAEPGLLATLASLLLAAGGVLVGLTRRRRRGRHA, from the coding sequence ATGTTCGTCCGCCTCCGGGCTGCCCTGACCGGCACCTCCACCTCCCCGCAGCGCCGCCTCGTGCGGCGCTCCCGGGTCGCCGTCGTCGTCATGAGCCTCGTGCTCGCGCCGCTGACCGTGCTCGGCGGCGCCTCCCCGGCGCAGGCCGCGCCGATCCGCGACTTCACGCCGGTCTTCTCCGCGAACACCAACGGGGAGATCCTCGTCGCGGCGAACACGCTCATGACGTGCAGCACCACGAGCGGCGCGACGGGCGCGGCCTCGTGCGCCGCGGCGCGTGCGGCGACGAGCGGCAGCTACAGCAACAACGACTACGCGATGCAGTACGTCGACGTCGACGCGAACGCCGCCACGTTCAACTCGTCGTCCGCGACGCTGACCCTCCCGGCGGGAGGCGGCGTCCTGTTCGCGGCGCTGGTCTGGGGCGGGCGCACGCGCGGCACCAGCGCCGTCGGGAACAACCCGTCGCTGCGCGGGCAGGCGCTCCTCACCGTCCCCGGCGGGACGGTGAGGACGGTGACGGCCCGCGCGGCCGACGTCGCGGTCGCCCCGACCGACCAGTGGGGCACCGCCTACCAGTCGTGGCTCGACGTCACCGACGTCGTCGCGGCCGCGGGCAGCGGGAGCTACACGCTCGCGAACGTGCAGTCCGCCGCGGGCGTCGACAACAACTACGCGGGCTGGTCGCTCGTCGTGGCCGTCGCCGACCCGTCCGCGCCGGCCCGCAACCTCACCGTCTTCACGGGCCTCGCGTCCGTCGCCAGCGGCGACCCGCTCCCCACGTTCACCGTCAGCGGCTTCCTCACGCCACCGAGCGGCCCCGTCCGCACGACCGTCGGCGCTGTGTCCTACGAGGGCGACATGGGCCTCACCGGCGACACCTTCACGCTCAACGGCACCCCGATCACGAACCCGCTGAACCCTGCCACCAACGTCTTCAACTCCACGGTGAGCGACCGCGGCGCCCAGGTGGGGACGCGCACCCCGGCGTACGCGAACCAGCTCGGCTTCGACGCCGACCTGTTCAGCGCCAACGGCGTCCTGCCGAACAGCGCCACGAGCGCGCGCATCTCGCTCACGACGTCGCAGGAGCAGTACTTCCCGGGCGTCGTGACGTTCTCGACCGAGCTGTACGACCCCAAGCTCCTCGGCACCAAGACCGTGGTCGACGACAACGGCGGGCAGGTCCTGCGCGACGACACCCTCACCTACACGGTGCCCGTGGAGAACATCGGCCTCGACACCGCGTCGGTCAGCCGCTTCTTCGACGCCATCCCGACCGGCACGTCCTACGTCCCCGGGTCGATCACGGTCGACGGCCGGCCGCTGACCGACGCCACGGGCGACGACCTCGCGGAGTACGTGCCCGCGGGCGCGCTCGGCCAGGGCCACGTCCTCGCCTACCTCGGTGCCGGGGCGACGCCGGCGCAGGGCGGGGCCATCCCCATGTCGACCGGGACGGCGCAGCACCTCGTGACGTTCCGGGTCCGGGTCGGCGCCGACGCGACCAACGGCCAGCGCCTCGTGAACGCGGCCGCGCTGAGCTACCGCGGGCACACGACCGAGGCGTCGTCCTCGTCGGCCACGAACGCGGTCCTGAGCCCCGTCGTCACGACCCCCGTCGCGGGCAACGCCCCGCCGACCGCCTCGTCGCACATCGTCACCCTGACCCCGGCCCCGGGGGCGCGCACGCTCGGCGTCGACGTGCTGGCCGGTGACACCGACCCGGACGGCGACGCGCTGGGGGTCGTCGGGGTGACCGACGCCTCGGGTGGCGAGCTCACGGTCGCCTCCGACGGCACGGTCACGTACGCGCCGCGCGACGACTTCGCCGGGCGCGACGTCTTCACCTACACGATCCAGGACACCGCCGGGAACCGCGCGACCGCCGTCGTGCAGGTCGAGGTCGTCAACACGGCACCCGACGCGGTCGACGACGCCGCGACCGTCCCCGCGTCCACCACGACCGCGGTCGCGGTGCTCGGCAACGACACGGACGCCAACGGCGACACGCTCGCCGTGCGGTCCGTGAGCCCGACGAGCACGCGCGGCGGCACCGTCGCCCTCGTCGGCGGCGAGGTGCGCTACACCCCGGCCGCCGGCTTCCGAGGGCTCGACTCGTTCACGTACGTGGTCGAGGACCCGCGCGGCGGCTCGGACACGGCGACCGTCAACCTCACCGTGACCAACAACGCCCCCGTGGCGAACCCCGACACGTACACGGTCGCGGCCGGGTCCAGCGCCGCGCTCGCGCTGACCACGAACGACACGGACGCCGACCGCGACGCCCTCACGGTCGCGCTCGTCACGGCCCCGAGCCACGGCACCGTCACGCTGAACGTCGGCGGCACGGGCACGTACACGCCCGTCGCCGGGTACACCGGGCCGGACTCCTTCCAGTACCGCGTGACCGACTCCCAGGGCGCGACGAGCGCACCGACGACCGTGCACGTCACCGTGAACGGCGCCCCGGTCGCGGTCGACGACACCGCGTCGACGACGACGGGTGCCGCGGTCGACGTCGAGGTCCTCGACGACGACACCGACCCGAACGCCGACGCGCTCGCGGTCACCGCGGTCACGCAGCCCGCGCACGGCGCGGCGGTCGTGCTGCCGGGCGGCCACGTCCGGTACACCCCGGCGACCGGCTTCGCGGGGACGGACACGTTCACCTACACCGTCTCCGACGGGACCCTCACCGACACCGCGACGGTCACCGTCACGGTCGCGAACGCGAACCCCGTCACCTCCCCCGACGCCACGGGCACCGCGACCGGGACCCCGGCGACCGGCGTCGTGGTCCTCGGCAACGACACCGACCCGAACATCCCCGGCACCGCGCAGACCCTGCGGGTCACGGGCGCGACCGCGGACAACGGCGCGACCGTCGTGGTGAACGCGGACAGCACGCTGACCGTCACCCCGGCCGCGCGGTTCGCCGGGGCGATCACCGTCACCTACACCGTCTCCGACGGTGCCGGGGGCACCGCCACGGGCACCCTGACCGTCACGGTCGACAACGCGACGCCGACCGCGGCGCCGGACGGCCCGGTCAGCACCCCGACGGGCACCTCCGTCCTCGTCGACGTGCTCGGCAACGACACCGACCCCAACGGCGACGCCCTGACGCTCGTGCCGGGCTCGCTCGGCACCCCGGTCGACGCGGGCGGCACGACGCGCGGCACGGTGCGGGTCGAGGACGGCCAGGTCCGCTACACGCCGCCGGCGGGCTTCAGCGGGACCGTGACGTTCGACTACACGGCGACCGACCCGGGCGGGAAGACGTCCACGTCGACCGTGACGGTCACCGTCGACAACGCGGCACCCGTCGCGGTCGACGACGCGGCGCCCGTCGTGGCCGGCGGGGTCCTCGAGCTCGACGTGCTCGCGAACGACACCGACGCCAACGGCACCGCGCTCACGGTCACCGCGGTGACGCAGCCGGCGCACGGCACCGTCGTGGTGCTGACGGACGGCCGGGTGCGCTACACGCCCGCGCCCGGGTTCGCGGGGACGGACACGTTCACCTACACGGCCGGCGACGGCGCGCTCGCGGACACCGCGACCGTCACGGTCACGGTCACCAACGCGGCCCCGGTGGCCGACGACGAGACCGCCACGACCCCGACCGGCACCCCGGTGACGGTCGACGTGCTCACGGGCGACACCGACCCCGACCTCCCCGGCACCACCCAGACCCTGCGGGTCACGGGCGCGACCGCGGACAACGGCGCGACCGCGGTGGTGAACCCGGACGGCACCGTCACGGTCACGCCGGCCCCCGGTTTTGCCGGGACCGTCACCGCCGTCTACACCGTCTCCGACGGCGCGGGCGGCACCGACACCGGCACCGTGACCGTCACGGTCGACAACGCGGCCCCGGTCGCGGACGACGACACCGCCACGACGCGCGCCGGGACCCCGGTCACCGTCGACGTGCTCACGGGCGACACCGACCCCAACATCCCCGGCACCACGCAGACCCTGCGGGTCACGGGCGCCACCGCGGACAACGGCGCGACCGCCGTGGTGAACCCGGACGGCACGCTGACGGTCACCCCGGCCCGCGGGTTCGCCGGGACCGTCACCGTGAGCTACACCGTCTCCGACGGCGCGGGCGGCACCGACACCGGGACGCTGACCGTCGCGGTCGACAACGCGGCGCCGGTCGCGGCCGACGACTCCACGGCGACGCCCTACGGCACGGCCGTCGAGGTCCGCCCCGTGGCGAACGACACCGACCCGGACGGCGACACCCTGGTGCTCGTGCCCGGCAGCGTCACGGCGCCCGTCGACGCGGGCGGCACGACGCGCGGCTCCGTCACGGTGGTCGGCGACGTCGTCACCTACGCGCCGCCGGCCGGGTTCAGCGGGCCGGTGACGTTCACCTACGAGGTCACCGACGGCACCGTGCGCCGGAGCGCGACGGTCACCGTGACCGTCAGCGCGGCAGCCCCGACGGCGAACCCGGACACGGCGACCGTCCGTGGCGACGAGCCGCTCCGGCTCGACGTCCTCGGCAACGACACCGACCCCGACGGCGGCACGCTGACGCTCGTCGCGGTGACGCAGCCGACGCACGGGACGGTGACGATCGTCGGCGACGAGGTGGTCTACATCCCGGAGCCCGGGTACGCCGGCACCGTGAGCTTCACGTACACGCTCAGCGACGGCCAGGGGGGCACGTCGACCGGCACGATCACGCTGGACGTGGCGGGGACGGTCCCGTCCGCCCCGGCGCCCGTCGCCCCGGTGGCCCCGGTCCCGACCGCACCCGCGCCGGTCACGACGCCGGGCGGCACGGCCTCGGGTGCGCTGCCCACGACCGGCGCCGAGCCGGGGCTGCTCGCGACGCTCGCGTCCCTGCTGCTCGCGGCGGGCGGTGTCCTCGTCGGGCTCACCCGCCGCCGGCGCCGCGGACGGCACGCGTAG
- a CDS encoding phosphotransferase family protein: MLDETADVRDDAVPPQTLRDLGRVLAPLGAPAHVALLTGGTFATTYRVTLTDGTRVVVKTAPTGTDRLLRYEHDLIRTEAEVYTLAADRPDLLMPRVLLTDFSRTVLPSDVVVVSHLDGVPLVDVAAPSAAVGARVDHELGAFMARLHTVTGDRFGYVGPGSGLTAPTWPEAFGLMLGALLDDAARWRTPVPDAEVRAALARHTDALAEVTTPVLVHGDLWAGNLFVEPGTGELVGVIDTERSLWGDPLYELVGADQMGARTAPPTLLAGYASAGGAFALDTAAGRTRLQLYRLYLSLVLLVEIAPRAYTGDWLVPHRATAERLVREALDVLLARA, translated from the coding sequence GTGCTCGACGAGACCGCGGACGTGCGCGACGACGCCGTCCCCCCGCAGACCCTCCGTGACCTCGGCCGCGTGCTCGCCCCGCTCGGCGCGCCCGCCCACGTGGCGCTCCTCACCGGGGGCACGTTCGCGACGACGTACCGCGTCACGCTGACCGACGGCACCCGCGTGGTCGTGAAGACCGCGCCGACCGGGACCGACCGGCTGCTGCGCTACGAGCACGACCTGATCCGGACCGAGGCCGAGGTCTACACCCTCGCCGCGGACCGGCCCGACCTGCTCATGCCGCGCGTGCTCCTCACGGACTTCTCCCGGACGGTGCTGCCGAGCGACGTCGTCGTCGTCAGCCACCTCGACGGGGTCCCGCTCGTCGACGTCGCCGCGCCGTCGGCCGCCGTGGGCGCGCGCGTCGACCACGAGCTCGGGGCGTTCATGGCACGGCTGCACACGGTGACCGGGGACCGCTTCGGGTACGTCGGTCCGGGGTCGGGGCTGACGGCGCCGACGTGGCCCGAGGCGTTCGGCCTCATGCTCGGCGCGCTGCTCGACGACGCGGCCCGCTGGAGGACGCCGGTGCCCGACGCGGAGGTCCGCGCCGCGCTGGCCCGGCACACCGACGCGCTCGCCGAGGTCACGACCCCGGTGCTCGTCCACGGCGACCTGTGGGCCGGCAACCTGTTCGTCGAGCCCGGGACCGGGGAGCTCGTCGGGGTCATCGACACCGAGCGCTCGCTGTGGGGCGACCCGCTCTACGAGCTCGTCGGTGCCGACCAGATGGGGGCGCGGACGGCGCCGCCGACGCTGCTCGCGGGATACGCCTCGGCCGGGGGCGCGTTCGCGCTCGACACCGCCGCGGGGCGGACGCGGCTGCAGCTCTACCGGCTGTACCTGAGCCTCGTTCTGCTCGTCGAGATCGCGCCGCGCGCCTACACGGGCGACTGGCTCGTGCCGCACCGGGCGACCGCGGAGCGGCTCGTGCGCGAGGCGCTCGACGTGCTGCTCGCGCGGGCTTGA
- a CDS encoding FadR/GntR family transcriptional regulator produces the protein MGAEVLHSSVLDALGREITGGVIQPGAIITLDRIQRRFGVSRTVARETMRLLESMQLVTSKRRVGLVVRPVVEWDVFDPRVIRWRLQGSEREAQLRSLTELRAAVEPLAAGAAARYATDRDRERIVDLAARMRAHGEDGAREVFLDLDVEFHGLLLRASRNEMFAALTGVVTEVLAGRTRHGLMPDIVRPEALEAHEAVARAVHDGDPAEAERAMTAIMAEVRDALSVLDDLPG, from the coding sequence GTGGGCGCCGAGGTGCTGCACAGCTCGGTGCTCGACGCCCTGGGCCGGGAGATCACCGGCGGCGTCATCCAGCCCGGCGCGATCATCACGCTCGACCGGATCCAGCGACGGTTCGGCGTCTCCCGCACGGTCGCGCGCGAGACCATGCGCCTCCTGGAGTCCATGCAGCTCGTCACGTCCAAGCGGCGCGTCGGGCTCGTCGTCCGGCCCGTCGTCGAGTGGGACGTCTTCGACCCGCGCGTCATCCGCTGGCGCCTGCAGGGCAGCGAGCGGGAGGCCCAGCTGCGCTCGCTGACGGAGCTGCGCGCCGCCGTCGAGCCGCTCGCCGCCGGCGCCGCGGCGCGCTACGCGACCGACCGGGACCGGGAGCGGATCGTCGACCTCGCGGCCCGGATGCGCGCGCACGGCGAGGACGGCGCCCGCGAGGTGTTCCTCGACCTCGACGTCGAGTTCCACGGGCTGCTGCTGCGCGCGAGCCGCAACGAGATGTTCGCCGCGCTGACCGGCGTCGTGACCGAGGTGCTCGCGGGGCGGACCCGGCACGGGCTCATGCCGGACATCGTCCGCCCCGAGGCGCTCGAGGCCCACGAGGCGGTCGCGCGCGCGGTGCACGACGGCGACCCGGCCGAGGCGGAGCGCGCCATGACCGCGATCATGGCCGAGGTCCGCGACGCCCTCAGCGTGCTCGACGACCTGCCGGGCTGA
- a CDS encoding gluconokinase, protein MSEIQHLVVMGVSGSGKTTVARILADRLGWPFAEADDHHPEANVAKMAAGTPLTDEDRWPWLRIMRDWLSEQAAAGRSTVITCSALKVAYRDVLREAEGRVRFVHLAAAPEVIGGRLEHRSGHFMPPSLLPSQLSTLEPLAEHEDGVSIAVDVPPDEVADTALRGLGLDAPART, encoded by the coding sequence ATGAGTGAGATCCAGCACCTCGTGGTCATGGGGGTCTCCGGGTCCGGCAAGACGACGGTCGCCCGGATCCTCGCGGACCGCCTGGGCTGGCCGTTCGCCGAGGCGGACGACCACCACCCCGAGGCGAACGTCGCGAAGATGGCTGCCGGGACCCCGCTCACCGACGAGGACCGCTGGCCGTGGCTGCGGATCATGCGCGACTGGCTCAGCGAGCAGGCCGCCGCCGGCCGCTCGACCGTCATCACGTGCTCGGCGCTCAAGGTCGCCTACCGGGACGTGCTCCGCGAGGCCGAGGGCCGCGTGCGGTTCGTGCACCTCGCCGCCGCCCCCGAGGTCATCGGCGGCCGCCTCGAGCACCGCAGCGGGCACTTCATGCCCCCGTCGCTGCTGCCCTCGCAGCTCAGCACGCTCGAGCCGCTCGCCGAGCACGAGGACGGCGTGAGCATCGCCGTCGACGTCCCGCCCGACGAGGTCGCCGACACCGCCCTGCGCGGGCTGGGGCTCGACGCGCCCGCACGCACCTGA
- a CDS encoding beta-N-acetylhexosaminidase produces MTDLPLVPAPLSATTTGGPGYVLGPRTRVVAGALPDVASTVAHRLSRLAGFAVPVTANGADEPDTVVLRLVDDAAALGLPDAGLSPERAVGAYRVEVTERRVTLSALAVDGLLHAATVLEQLAAPGPDAGPGAVRLPAVVVVDAPRFGWRGLSVDVARHFFGPEVLRTVVDVMASLRLNVLHLHLTDDQGWRLDVPSRPQLVDVSSKTAVGDDPGGYYSVDDLAELTAYARARGITVVPEIDLPGHVNAALHALGELTPSGEPTDPYTGIEVGFSRLHADLPTTEPFLRDVLTDVAAMTPGPYVHVGGDEVHTMERAEYARLVETAARIVEGAGKTVVGWQEVAKATLTPGTVVQLWDERDGAELVRPAVEAGALLLLSPASKVYLDLKYDASTPIGLEWAGHVELRDSYDWDPLAVVPGVPESSVVGVEAAIWTETVRTPEDLFFLLLPRLAAVAEVAWTQGDRRSWEGFGVRVRHLARSWDRAGLRWYRSPQIPW; encoded by the coding sequence ATGACCGACCTGCCCCTGGTGCCCGCCCCGCTGAGCGCGACGACGACGGGCGGCCCGGGCTACGTCCTCGGCCCCCGCACGCGCGTCGTCGCCGGCGCCCTGCCCGACGTCGCCTCCACGGTCGCGCACCGCCTCTCGCGGCTCGCCGGCTTCGCGGTCCCCGTGACCGCGAACGGCGCCGACGAGCCGGACACCGTCGTCCTGCGGCTCGTCGACGACGCGGCGGCGCTGGGGCTGCCGGACGCCGGGCTCTCGCCCGAGCGTGCCGTCGGCGCCTACCGGGTCGAGGTCACCGAGCGCCGGGTCACGCTGAGCGCGCTCGCGGTCGACGGCCTGCTGCACGCCGCGACGGTGCTCGAGCAGCTCGCCGCGCCGGGCCCCGACGCCGGGCCCGGCGCCGTGCGGCTCCCCGCGGTCGTCGTCGTGGACGCCCCGCGCTTCGGCTGGCGCGGGCTGAGCGTCGACGTCGCCCGGCACTTCTTCGGTCCCGAGGTGCTGCGCACGGTCGTCGACGTCATGGCGAGCCTGCGCCTCAACGTGCTGCACCTGCACCTGACCGACGACCAGGGCTGGCGCCTCGACGTGCCCTCGCGCCCGCAGCTCGTGGACGTCTCGAGCAAGACCGCGGTCGGCGACGACCCGGGCGGCTACTACTCGGTCGACGACCTCGCGGAGCTCACCGCCTACGCGCGCGCCCGCGGCATCACCGTCGTCCCCGAGATCGACCTGCCCGGGCACGTCAACGCGGCGCTGCACGCGCTCGGCGAGCTCACCCCGTCCGGGGAGCCGACCGACCCGTACACCGGCATCGAGGTCGGCTTCAGCCGCCTGCACGCCGACCTTCCCACGACCGAGCCGTTCCTGCGCGACGTGCTCACCGACGTCGCCGCGATGACCCCCGGCCCGTACGTCCACGTCGGCGGCGACGAGGTGCACACGATGGAGCGCGCCGAGTACGCGCGGCTCGTCGAGACCGCCGCACGCATCGTCGAGGGCGCGGGCAAGACGGTCGTGGGCTGGCAAGAGGTCGCGAAGGCGACGCTGACGCCCGGGACGGTCGTGCAGCTGTGGGACGAGCGCGACGGTGCGGAGCTCGTGCGCCCGGCGGTCGAGGCGGGCGCCCTGCTGCTCCTGTCGCCCGCGAGCAAGGTGTACCTCGACCTGAAGTACGACGCGAGCACGCCGATCGGCCTCGAGTGGGCCGGCCACGTCGAGCTGCGCGACTCCTACGACTGGGACCCGCTCGCGGTCGTCCCGGGCGTCCCGGAGAGCAGCGTCGTCGGGGTGGAGGCCGCGATCTGGACGGAGACCGTCCGCACGCCCGAGGACCTGTTCTTCCTGCTCCTGCCGAGGCTCGCGGCGGTCGCCGAGGTGGCGTGGACGCAAGGAGACCGGCGGTCGTGGGAGGGCTTCGGCGTGCGGGTCCGGCACCTCGCCCGGTCCTGGGACCGCGCGGGCCTCCGCTGGTACCGCTCGCCGCAGATCCCGTGGTGA
- a CDS encoding N-acetylglucosamine-6-phosphate deacetylase, whose product MAEITSRPALHTTVIRGRVVTPEQVLDDALVVVGDQHIMWVGPVSAAAAGLDVPPADERPRTLLPGLVDLHCHGGGGASFPDATTPDEARTAVREHLRHGTTTLVASLVTAAEATLLERTATLAVLADAGEIAGIHLEGPFLSSARCGAQDPALVLDGRSRLVREVARVARGHLLTMTVAPEVPGVLGEGGVVETLAEVGAVPSIGHTDAPAEVATEGVAQAVRALATVASRSGRPTVTHLFNGMRPLHHRDPGPVAACLAAAARGDAVVELVADGTHLAGATVAAVFDLVGPGAIALVTDAMSAAGMPDGSYRLGTLHVDVADSVARLAEGGAIAGGTAHLVDVVRATVAAGVPLVDAVHAAATTPATVLGRRDVGALEAGRRADVLVVDDDLLPVRVLRAGAWVDADADAARP is encoded by the coding sequence GTGGCCGAGATCACATCGAGACCTGCGCTTCACACGACCGTCATCCGCGGCCGGGTCGTCACCCCGGAGCAGGTCCTCGACGACGCGCTCGTGGTGGTCGGGGACCAGCACATCATGTGGGTCGGGCCGGTGTCTGCAGCCGCTGCCGGGCTCGACGTCCCCCCGGCCGACGAGCGCCCCCGCACGCTGCTCCCGGGGCTCGTCGACCTGCACTGCCACGGCGGCGGCGGCGCGAGCTTCCCCGACGCCACCACGCCCGACGAGGCGCGCACCGCCGTCCGCGAGCACCTGCGCCACGGCACCACGACGCTCGTCGCGTCCCTCGTGACCGCCGCCGAGGCGACGCTCCTCGAGCGCACCGCGACGCTCGCGGTCCTCGCCGACGCCGGGGAGATCGCCGGGATCCACCTCGAGGGGCCGTTCCTGTCGAGCGCCCGCTGCGGCGCGCAGGACCCCGCGCTCGTGCTCGACGGGCGCTCGCGCCTCGTCCGGGAGGTCGCGCGCGTCGCCCGCGGGCACCTGCTCACGATGACCGTCGCGCCCGAGGTCCCCGGCGTGCTCGGGGAGGGCGGCGTCGTCGAGACGCTCGCCGAGGTCGGCGCCGTCCCCTCGATCGGGCACACCGACGCGCCGGCCGAGGTCGCAACCGAGGGCGTCGCGCAGGCCGTCCGCGCGCTCGCGACCGTCGCGAGCCGCTCCGGCCGGCCCACCGTCACCCACCTGTTCAACGGCATGCGCCCGCTGCACCACCGCGACCCCGGCCCCGTCGCCGCGTGCCTCGCCGCCGCCGCGCGCGGGGACGCCGTCGTCGAGCTCGTCGCCGACGGCACGCACCTCGCCGGCGCGACCGTCGCCGCGGTGTTCGACCTCGTCGGGCCCGGTGCGATCGCGCTCGTCACCGACGCGATGTCCGCCGCGGGGATGCCCGACGGCTCCTACCGGCTCGGCACGCTCCACGTCGACGTGGCGGACAGCGTCGCCCGGCTCGCCGAGGGCGGGGCGATCGCCGGCGGGACCGCGCACCTCGTCGACGTCGTGCGCGCCACCGTCGCCGCCGGGGTGCCGCTGGTCGACGCGGTGCACGCCGCTGCCACGACGCCCGCCACGGTGCTCGGCCGGCGCGACGTCGGGGCGCTCGAGGCCGGGCGCCGCGCGGACGTGCTCGTGGTCGACGACGACCTCCTGCCGGTGCGCGTGCTGCGCGCGGGCGCGTGGGTCGACGCGGACGCCGACGCCGCGCGCCCCTGA
- a CDS encoding ROK family transcriptional regulator, translating to MLLQHLFHEGPGSRADLARATGLTRVTVSDLIASLMAENLVEELGLSPEAKVGKPAILVGLRTEAFQIVALDLTDDEHMHGAVLDLSGTLVERRSAPVDGRTGPAAVDALLAFARELAATATCPVLGVGVGSPGVVDDEGVVLQAPNREWFDVPLAATLSAGLGLPVHVANDANAAVLGEFTYGGASGEGLLVLTVGQGVGAGIVLDGALVQGHRHAAGELGHVTVVDDRDDHDTAPLGRAAHCACGRRGCLETVLSVPALRRRVADLDPEATDAALASVGRRLGIALAPVVSALNLSEVVLSGPPELLDGPLRDCALATLQERTIPVISSDLQLRMTPLGEDGTLLGAAVLVLSGQLGFS from the coding sequence ATGCTGCTGCAGCACCTCTTCCACGAGGGCCCCGGTTCGCGGGCCGACCTGGCCCGGGCGACCGGCCTCACGCGCGTCACCGTCTCCGACCTCATCGCCTCGCTCATGGCGGAGAACCTCGTCGAGGAGCTCGGGCTGAGCCCCGAGGCCAAGGTCGGCAAGCCCGCGATCCTCGTGGGGCTGCGCACCGAGGCCTTCCAGATCGTCGCGCTCGACCTCACCGACGACGAGCACATGCACGGCGCCGTCCTCGACCTGTCCGGGACGCTCGTCGAGCGCCGCTCCGCCCCGGTCGACGGGCGCACCGGACCCGCCGCGGTCGACGCGCTGCTCGCCTTCGCCCGCGAGCTCGCCGCGACCGCGACCTGCCCCGTGCTCGGCGTCGGCGTCGGCTCCCCCGGCGTCGTCGACGACGAGGGCGTCGTGCTCCAGGCGCCCAACCGCGAGTGGTTCGACGTGCCGCTCGCCGCGACGCTCAGCGCCGGGCTCGGCCTGCCCGTGCACGTCGCGAACGACGCCAACGCCGCGGTGCTCGGCGAGTTCACGTACGGCGGCGCGTCGGGCGAGGGCCTGCTCGTCCTCACCGTCGGCCAGGGCGTCGGCGCGGGCATCGTGCTCGACGGCGCGCTCGTCCAGGGCCACCGGCACGCCGCCGGCGAGCTCGGCCACGTCACCGTCGTCGACGACCGCGACGACCACGACACCGCGCCCCTCGGCCGCGCCGCGCACTGCGCGTGCGGACGCCGGGGCTGCCTCGAGACCGTGCTGTCGGTGCCGGCCCTGCGCCGCCGCGTCGCGGACCTCGACCCCGAAGCCACCGACGCCGCCCTGGCGTCGGTCGGCCGGCGCCTGGGCATCGCCCTCGCACCGGTCGTGAGTGCGCTGAACCTCTCCGAGGTGGTTCTCAGCGGCCCCCCCGAGCTCCTGGACGGCCCTCTGCGCGACTGCGCGCTGGCGACCCTGCAGGAGCGCACCATCCCGGTCATCAGCAGCGACCTCCAGCTGCGGATGACCCCGCTAGGCGAGGACGGCACCCTCCTCGGGGCCGCCGTCCTCGTGCTGTCGGGACAGCTCGGGTTCAGCTGA